The following are encoded together in the Iodobacter fluviatilis genome:
- a CDS encoding putative bifunctional diguanylate cyclase/phosphodiesterase: MNNELDSESGIYAALEASIITMDLEGYITGWNRGAELLFGYLADEVLGKHILLLYADAENQGEEDCFNEVIANGHAEMDVKRRRKDGSDFWAHLHLTLIRNKQGLGTRLIAYVRDISSQLANEERSRLYTRIFEYAREAIVITDSNRLILSVNNAYLKITGRNMQEVQGTMPSFLNSTEKYTSKAIENTLKSLGHWEGELWDQRANGEAFPAWLTISAVHTNLGFISHYFAVFSDHTEKRQTDAKIHQLAYYDTLTSLPNRAMLFSLLAQSLSEAKRKQKHGSLLCFNINGFKNINDSFGHASADILLAELAKRIRLALREEDVVSRFSGDEFYIALFEIEQREDAILVARRILQSTAAPFYLKNQEIVLICHIGITIYPDDGYDSETLINNATVAMHRAKKNNQNYLFYSTEMNRSSLEKIKLEAELHHALNLNQFELYFQPQVDFPSKKIMGAEALIRWQHPLKGMISPANFIPFAEETGLIVAIGSWVLNEAISQIAEWKKAGLSLDRLAVNLSVMQFNPQLPEEIAALLTHHKIPAELVELELTESLLMGNGQSNVLNQLHSNGFSLALDDFGTGYSNLAYLQNYPIDYLKIDQSFVQSLPDNLHSAAIVRSIIDIANNLGLKLIAEGVENQSQAEYLSNLGCNLIQGYYYYRPMSAADFTQLLITQQSEITKSA, encoded by the coding sequence ATGAATAACGAGCTAGATAGCGAATCCGGCATCTATGCGGCGCTTGAAGCGTCGATCATTACGATGGATTTGGAAGGCTATATCACCGGCTGGAACCGTGGTGCTGAGCTATTGTTTGGCTATCTAGCGGATGAAGTTTTAGGCAAACATATTCTACTTTTGTATGCAGATGCAGAAAACCAAGGGGAAGAAGATTGTTTTAACGAGGTCATCGCCAATGGTCATGCCGAAATGGATGTTAAACGGCGGCGGAAAGATGGTAGTGATTTCTGGGCACATCTTCACCTCACCTTGATACGTAATAAACAAGGCCTAGGCACAAGACTTATTGCTTATGTCCGTGATATCAGCAGCCAGCTTGCCAATGAAGAGCGCAGCCGGCTTTATACCCGAATCTTTGAATATGCCCGTGAAGCCATTGTCATTACCGATAGTAATCGCCTTATTCTGAGCGTAAACAACGCCTATTTAAAGATTACCGGCCGCAATATGCAAGAAGTGCAAGGCACCATGCCTAGCTTTTTAAATAGCACAGAGAAGTACACCTCTAAAGCCATTGAAAATACACTTAAATCATTGGGGCATTGGGAAGGCGAATTATGGGATCAGCGCGCCAATGGAGAAGCCTTTCCAGCATGGCTAACCATTAGCGCGGTACACACCAACTTGGGCTTCATTAGCCATTACTTTGCGGTGTTTTCTGACCACACAGAAAAACGCCAAACTGATGCTAAAATCCATCAGTTAGCTTATTACGATACGCTCACTAGCCTCCCCAACCGTGCCATGCTATTTTCTTTACTCGCCCAATCTTTATCCGAGGCAAAGCGCAAACAAAAACATGGTTCATTATTATGCTTTAACATTAACGGCTTCAAAAATATCAATGATTCATTTGGTCACGCCTCAGCAGATATTTTATTGGCAGAATTAGCAAAACGCATCCGCCTTGCCTTACGAGAAGAAGACGTTGTGTCCCGCTTCAGTGGCGATGAATTTTATATTGCCTTATTTGAAATAGAGCAAAGAGAAGATGCCATTTTAGTTGCCCGTAGAATTTTACAATCTACCGCAGCGCCATTTTATTTAAAGAATCAAGAAATTGTTTTGATTTGCCATATTGGCATTACTATTTATCCAGATGATGGCTATGACTCAGAAACGCTGATCAACAATGCCACCGTAGCCATGCATCGTGCTAAAAAGAACAATCAAAATTATTTATTTTATTCTACGGAAATGAACCGCAGCTCCTTAGAAAAAATCAAACTCGAGGCCGAACTTCACCACGCACTAAACTTAAATCAATTTGAGCTTTATTTTCAACCACAGGTTGATTTTCCTAGCAAAAAAATCATGGGAGCAGAGGCTTTAATTCGCTGGCAGCATCCACTAAAAGGAATGATTTCTCCCGCTAACTTTATCCCCTTTGCAGAAGAAACAGGCTTAATTGTTGCCATTGGCAGCTGGGTGCTTAATGAAGCAATTAGCCAAATTGCCGAATGGAAGAAAGCGGGTCTTTCACTAGATAGGCTCGCCGTTAATTTATCCGTCATGCAATTCAACCCCCAATTACCGGAAGAGATTGCGGCCCTTTTAACTCACCACAAAATACCTGCTGAATTAGTCGAGCTAGAGTTAACAGAAAGTTTATTAATGGGCAATGGCCAATCTAACGTACTTAACCAATTGCATAGCAATGGCTTTAGCCTAGCACTAGACGACTTTGGAACCGGATATTCCAATTTAGCTTATTTACAAAACTATCCAATCGATTATTTAAAGATAGACCAATCTTTTGTACAATCGTTACCAGATAATTTGCATTCTGCAGCGATTGTTCGTTCCATTATTGATATCGCTAACAATTTAGGATTAAAGCTCATTGCCGAGGGCGTAGAAAACCAATCACAAGCCGAATATCTTTCCAACTTAGGCTGCAATTTAATCCAAGGTTATTACTACTACCGCCCCATGAGTGCGGCAGACTTTACGCAGCTGCTTATTACGCAACAAAGTGAAATAACTAAGTCTGCCTAA
- the rsmD gene encoding 16S rRNA (guanine(966)-N(2))-methyltransferase RsmD, whose protein sequence is MAAQFKNQVRIIGGDYKRRLLKFPDSEGLRPTPDRVRETLFNWLGQECTNLTCLDLFSGSGALGFEAASRNAKRVVMVERAKNVAASLKENQNLLGASNIEVIWGDALRFLDSTAERFDVVFLDPPFASDFLAQVLPKLPRVLNSGAVIYAETANWPDREGWEIVKDGKAGQVKYALLKQSLIV, encoded by the coding sequence ATGGCCGCACAGTTCAAAAACCAGGTTCGTATTATTGGCGGTGACTATAAACGCCGTTTATTGAAGTTTCCTGACTCAGAAGGCCTACGGCCTACGCCAGATCGGGTGCGTGAAACTCTTTTTAATTGGCTAGGCCAAGAGTGTACCAATCTGACGTGCTTAGATTTATTCTCTGGCAGCGGCGCGCTCGGTTTTGAGGCTGCATCAAGGAATGCCAAGCGTGTCGTGATGGTAGAGCGGGCCAAAAACGTGGCCGCTAGCCTAAAAGAGAATCAAAACTTGCTTGGGGCTAGCAATATTGAGGTGATTTGGGGCGATGCGCTACGCTTTTTAGATAGCACGGCGGAACGGTTTGACGTGGTGTTTTTAGACCCTCCCTTTGCATCAGATTTTTTAGCGCAAGTATTACCAAAACTGCCCCGTGTGCTTAATTCAGGGGCCGTTATCTATGCAGAAACAGCTAATTGGCCAGATCGGGAAGGCTGGGAAATCGTAAAGGATGGCAAGGCTGGGCAGGTAAAATACGCTTTGTTGAAGCAGAGCTTAATTGTGTAA
- the ftsY gene encoding signal recognition particle-docking protein FtsY, whose product MFSFFRKKKPVAPVTPESPLVVEPVQIDTAPINQTAEVVTDSAPAPSAALIQQHEAIAIETVIAEPAAAPFQSVEPDAPAPAPAPAPAPAPAPAPAPAPIIEAAEPQAKLSWSERLKAGLTKTRDRLGKSLAGLFGGGQIDEDLYEELESVLLTADMGVDATQHLLDDVRNRVSLAGLKNGSELKGALQSSLTDLINPLQKPLDISTHKPFILMVAGVNGAGKTTSIGKLAKYFQGQGLSVLLAAGDTFRAAAREQLVVWGERNGVQVIAQDGGDSAAVAFDAVNAAKARGIDVVIVDTAGRLPTQLHLMEEIKKVKRVVQKADPTGPHEIMLVLDANNGQNALSQVKSFDDALGLTGLILTKLDGTAKGGIIAAIAKQRPIPLRFIGVGESIDDLRPFIAKDYVDALFD is encoded by the coding sequence ATGTTCAGTTTTTTTCGCAAAAAAAAGCCGGTTGCACCGGTTACACCAGAATCACCACTGGTGGTAGAGCCTGTTCAAATCGACACGGCACCTATCAATCAAACAGCTGAAGTTGTAACTGACTCGGCTCCCGCTCCCTCTGCAGCCCTTATTCAGCAGCATGAAGCCATCGCCATTGAAACGGTGATAGCAGAGCCAGCCGCAGCCCCTTTTCAGAGCGTAGAGCCTGATGCTCCTGCTCCTGCTCCTGCTCCTGCTCCTGCTCCTGCTCCTGCTCCTGCTCCTGCTCCTGCTCCAATTATTGAGGCGGCTGAGCCACAAGCCAAGCTTTCTTGGTCTGAGCGCCTAAAAGCGGGTTTAACTAAAACCCGTGATCGTCTGGGTAAAAGCTTAGCGGGCCTATTTGGTGGCGGCCAGATCGATGAAGATCTGTATGAAGAGCTGGAATCGGTGTTGCTCACCGCCGATATGGGTGTCGATGCAACACAACATTTGTTAGATGATGTACGAAATCGTGTAAGCCTTGCAGGGCTTAAAAATGGCAGTGAGCTAAAAGGTGCATTACAAAGCTCCCTCACTGATTTAATCAACCCACTACAAAAGCCGCTGGATATTAGCACCCATAAGCCATTTATTTTGATGGTAGCTGGCGTAAATGGTGCAGGTAAAACAACCAGCATCGGTAAATTAGCCAAGTATTTTCAAGGCCAAGGCCTCAGCGTCTTACTCGCCGCTGGTGATACTTTCCGCGCTGCCGCGCGTGAGCAGTTGGTGGTATGGGGCGAGCGTAATGGTGTGCAGGTGATTGCCCAAGATGGTGGTGATTCTGCAGCGGTGGCCTTTGATGCAGTAAACGCAGCCAAGGCGCGTGGCATTGATGTGGTGATCGTCGATACCGCTGGCCGCCTGCCTACGCAATTACATTTGATGGAAGAAATAAAAAAAGTAAAACGCGTGGTACAAAAAGCCGATCCTACTGGCCCGCATGAAATCATGCTGGTGCTGGATGCCAATAACGGCCAGAACGCGCTCAGCCAAGTAAAATCGTTCGACGATGCACTCGGCCTAACGGGTTTGATCTTGACCAAGCTCGACGGCACAGCCAAAGGCGGGATTATCGCGGCCATTGCCAAACAGCGCCCTATTCCACTGCGCTTTATTGGCGTGGGCGAAAGCATCGACGATTTGCGCCCCTTTATTGCCAAAGACTATGTAGACGCGCTGTTTGATTAA
- a CDS encoding GNAT family N-acetyltransferase — translation MSPHISFRTASLADVRNLAALAIQVWLHTYAKDGIRHDISAYVLGEFTPKKFAALINNPQYRLLIAENKGHLIAYAMLDLAASNADLPSAELKTFYVQEAFTGQGIGKQLLAYVERNLNQQAYWLSVNSNNTRAIAFYAHQAFVQHGVTYFEFGGNQYENKVLVKHPKAIDIKHM, via the coding sequence ATGAGCCCACATATTTCCTTTCGCACGGCTAGCCTTGCTGATGTGCGGAACTTGGCCGCGCTGGCGATTCAGGTATGGCTACATACCTACGCCAAGGATGGGATTCGCCATGATATTTCGGCGTATGTGCTGGGTGAATTTACTCCTAAAAAATTCGCTGCACTCATCAACAATCCACAGTATCGCCTACTGATTGCGGAGAATAAGGGGCATCTTATCGCCTACGCCATGCTTGATTTGGCCGCTAGCAATGCAGATTTGCCCAGCGCTGAACTGAAAACTTTTTATGTCCAAGAAGCCTTTACCGGCCAAGGTATAGGCAAGCAGCTCTTGGCGTATGTAGAGCGCAATCTCAATCAGCAGGCCTATTGGCTCAGCGTAAATAGCAACAATACCCGCGCCATTGCCTTTTATGCACACCAAGCTTTTGTTCAGCATGGTGTAACATATTTCGAGTTTGGCGGTAATCAATACGAAAACAAGGTGCTGGTGAAGCATCCAAAAGCAATAGACATCAAACATATGTAA
- the ftsE gene encoding cell division ATP-binding protein FtsE, whose protein sequence is MIQFQQVSKRYPGGFDAVKNLSFEIPSGELVFLAGHSGAGKSTLLKLIAGIEKPSGGIVNVNGQNMAKMNRSSLPYIRRHLGLIFQDHKILFDRTVLDNVSLPLDIIGFNHKEGRRRVLAALDKVGLTGKEKLNPVSLSGGEQQRLCIARAVVHRPAILLADEPTANLDRDYAHDILELFKSFHQVGVTIVISAHDETLMADYGRRILRLKNGQFST, encoded by the coding sequence ATGATCCAGTTCCAGCAAGTCAGTAAGCGCTATCCTGGCGGCTTTGATGCCGTAAAGAACTTAAGCTTTGAGATACCAAGCGGCGAACTGGTGTTTTTAGCGGGCCATTCCGGTGCAGGTAAATCGACGCTATTAAAGCTGATTGCAGGGATAGAAAAACCGAGTGGCGGCATTGTTAACGTCAATGGGCAAAATATGGCGAAGATGAACCGCAGCTCGCTACCCTATATCCGCCGCCATTTAGGGCTCATTTTTCAAGACCATAAAATACTATTTGATCGCACAGTATTAGATAACGTCAGCTTGCCGCTCGACATTATTGGCTTTAATCATAAAGAAGGCCGCCGCCGCGTTTTGGCAGCACTCGATAAGGTTGGTCTCACCGGCAAAGAAAAGCTCAACCCCGTTTCGCTATCGGGCGGCGAGCAGCAGCGATTATGCATCGCTCGGGCCGTGGTGCATCGCCCTGCCATTTTACTGGCAGATGAGCCAACCGCTAATTTGGATAGAGATTACGCTCACGATATTTTGGAGCTATTTAAATCTTTTCACCAAGTGGGCGTCACCATTGTGATCTCCGCACACGATGAAACCCTGATGGCAGATTATGGCCGCCGGATTTTACGTTTAAAAAACGGTCAATTTTCTACCTGA
- the ftsX gene encoding permease-like cell division protein FtsX, with protein sequence MKHWLRLHGQSLARTLGALVRHPFSSALNLLVIGITAALPLALWLVISSVSSVASQIHIEPQISIFMRDSATKEDLSMLAEQLKKDPRIASSRFIAKDEALKEMQASSGAANLLAGLSENPLPDAFILSSKDGQATKLEALQKDLLTRPGVDEIQLDSAWAHRLERLLALGQTLFEVIVVLLATALALITGNAIRMQILTRKEEIEVARLIGATDAFIRRPFIYFAMVQGLLGGLFACAIVAGILSHLNPAVFELANAYGQKFSLLSPDFSTVVIVCGLCTLLTFIGAWLAVWRHLRQFT encoded by the coding sequence ATGAAACACTGGTTAAGACTTCATGGCCAATCACTGGCCCGCACTTTAGGCGCATTAGTTCGCCATCCTTTTTCAAGCGCGCTTAATCTACTGGTGATTGGCATTACTGCCGCGCTGCCTTTAGCGCTCTGGCTGGTTATTAGTAGTGTTTCTAGCGTAGCGAGCCAAATTCATATTGAGCCGCAAATTTCGATCTTTATGCGCGATTCCGCCACCAAAGAAGACCTGAGCATGCTCGCTGAGCAGTTAAAAAAAGACCCGCGTATCGCCAGTAGCCGGTTTATTGCCAAGGACGAAGCACTTAAAGAAATGCAGGCGTCCTCTGGAGCCGCCAATTTATTAGCAGGCTTAAGCGAAAACCCACTACCTGATGCTTTTATCTTAAGTAGCAAAGATGGCCAAGCCACTAAGCTAGAAGCCTTGCAAAAAGACTTGCTAACTCGGCCTGGCGTAGACGAAATTCAGCTTGATTCGGCGTGGGCGCATCGTTTAGAAAGACTACTCGCCTTAGGCCAAACGTTATTCGAAGTGATTGTAGTATTGCTTGCCACGGCCCTAGCGCTGATTACCGGCAACGCCATTCGCATGCAGATTTTGACTCGCAAGGAAGAAATTGAGGTGGCGCGGCTCATTGGCGCAACGGATGCCTTTATCCGTCGACCATTTATCTACTTTGCCATGGTGCAAGGTTTGCTCGGTGGCCTATTTGCTTGTGCAATTGTGGCAGGTATTTTGTCGCACCTAAACCCAGCTGTGTTTGAATTAGCCAACGCGTACGGGCAAAAATTTAGCTTATTGTCACCAGACTTTAGTACGGTCGTCATAGTATGTGGCCTATGCACCCTGCTTACCTTTATCGGTGCATGGCTTGCGGTATGGCGACATTTGAGGCAATTTACCTAA
- the rpoH gene encoding RNA polymerase sigma factor RpoH — protein sequence MAVALTLPVLSSGDSIESYIQRVNTVPMLSQEEEINLAERFRQENDLEAAKQLVMSHLRVVVSIARGYSGYGLPQADLIQEGNIGLMKAVKRFEPGRGVRLFSFAVHWIKAEIHEYVLRNWRLVRVATTKAQRKLFFNLRSMKPGFAALTTSEAQKIADDLGVKREEVLEMETRMSGQDISLISDDNEDEGYAPIDWLADHDSAPDATLARRATDKLHTEGLQMALASLDERSRRIVETRWLADEGSSLTLHDLAAEFNVSAERIRQIEAKALSKMKQALLPA from the coding sequence ATGGCAGTTGCACTTACACTTCCCGTACTGTCTAGTGGTGACAGCATCGAGAGCTATATCCAGCGTGTAAATACGGTGCCTATGCTCTCACAGGAAGAGGAAATTAACCTTGCTGAGCGCTTTCGCCAAGAGAATGATCTAGAGGCCGCCAAGCAGTTGGTCATGTCCCACCTGCGGGTCGTGGTATCGATTGCACGCGGCTATTCTGGCTACGGCCTGCCACAGGCAGACCTTATCCAAGAAGGCAATATTGGCTTGATGAAGGCGGTAAAACGCTTTGAACCAGGCCGTGGCGTACGCTTGTTTTCCTTTGCCGTACACTGGATTAAAGCTGAAATCCACGAATACGTGCTGCGTAACTGGCGCTTAGTACGCGTTGCCACCACCAAAGCTCAACGTAAATTATTCTTTAATCTGCGCTCCATGAAGCCAGGCTTTGCCGCACTCACTACCTCAGAAGCGCAAAAAATCGCCGATGATTTAGGCGTAAAACGTGAAGAAGTGCTAGAAATGGAAACGCGGATGAGCGGCCAAGATATTTCGCTGATCTCGGACGACAACGAGGACGAAGGCTACGCGCCTATTGATTGGCTTGCCGATCACGACAGCGCACCGGACGCCACCCTTGCCCGTCGTGCTACCGATAAGCTGCATACCGAAGGACTGCAAATGGCACTGGCCAGCTTAGACGAGCGCAGCCGCCGGATTGTAGAAACACGCTGGTTAGCCGACGAAGGCTCGTCTTTAACGCTGCATGATTTAGCTGCAGAGTTTAATGTATCGGCCGAGCGCATCCGCCAAATTGAGGCCAAAGCCCTCAGTAAAATGAAGCAGGCTTTATTGCCAGCATAA
- the msrP gene encoding protein-methionine-sulfoxide reductase catalytic subunit MsrP, which translates to MLIRPTDQILSSEITPEALWLNRRQLMTGAAALGLAVALPAQAAGELVYRKSPLSVKDDKNSFEQITQYNNFYEFGTDKDDPAQTAGKLKTRPWNIVIEGECDKPHTFSMDELLKIAPLEERIYRLRCVEGWSMVIPWVGFPLSELLKRVNPTSKAKYVEFISLADKEQMPGVQRAVLDWPYTEGLRIDEAMHPLTIMAVGLYGKVLPNQNGAPIRVVVPWKYGFKSAKSIVKIRLTEKQPQTSWNKAGPNEYGFYSNVNPEVDHPRWSQATERRIGEFFKRKTLMFNGYGDQVAGMYKGMDLKKLF; encoded by the coding sequence ATGCTCATTCGCCCTACTGATCAAATTTTAAGTTCTGAAATCACCCCAGAAGCGCTTTGGTTAAACCGTCGGCAACTGATGACCGGTGCTGCGGCTTTGGGCTTGGCGGTGGCGTTGCCTGCGCAAGCGGCGGGCGAGCTGGTTTATCGTAAGAGCCCTCTCTCGGTTAAAGACGATAAAAACAGCTTTGAGCAAATCACCCAATACAATAATTTCTATGAATTTGGCACGGACAAGGATGATCCCGCCCAAACTGCGGGCAAGCTAAAAACGCGGCCTTGGAATATTGTGATTGAAGGTGAATGTGATAAGCCTCACACATTTTCTATGGATGAGCTTTTAAAAATAGCGCCGCTTGAGGAGCGAATTTATCGCTTGCGCTGTGTAGAAGGCTGGTCGATGGTGATTCCATGGGTGGGTTTCCCTCTTTCAGAGCTGCTAAAGCGGGTTAATCCCACCTCTAAAGCTAAATATGTTGAGTTTATTTCATTAGCAGATAAAGAGCAGATGCCTGGCGTGCAACGAGCGGTGCTAGATTGGCCTTATACCGAAGGCCTGCGTATCGATGAAGCGATGCATCCATTAACCATTATGGCGGTGGGCTTATATGGCAAAGTACTGCCTAATCAAAATGGCGCACCCATCCGAGTGGTAGTGCCGTGGAAATATGGTTTTAAAAGTGCCAAATCCATTGTAAAAATCCGCCTTACTGAAAAACAGCCACAAACTTCATGGAATAAGGCGGGGCCAAATGAATATGGCTTTTATTCCAATGTAAACCCTGAAGTAGACCACCCCCGCTGGAGCCAAGCCACCGAGCGGCGTATTGGCGAGTTTTTTAAGCGCAAAACCTTAATGTTTAATGGCTATGGGGACCAAGTGGCGGGAATGTATAAGGGAATGGATTTGAAGAAGTTGTTTTGA
- a CDS encoding protein MIGRI: MKEKILSICLLGLLVYALWKRISPAMRSEIDRSMRIAAVVLLLGAATALFFQVY, encoded by the coding sequence ATGAAAGAAAAGATATTAAGTATCTGTTTGCTAGGCTTGCTGGTTTATGCGCTTTGGAAGCGGATTAGCCCAGCAATGCGCTCAGAAATAGACCGCAGCATGCGAATTGCAGCCGTTGTTTTGCTGCTTGGGGCCGCTACAGCCTTGTTTTTTCAAGTATATTAA
- the mraZ gene encoding division/cell wall cluster transcriptional repressor MraZ → MFGGVASVNLDSKGRLAIPARHRDVLGTHCANRLVITAEPSGCLLLYPEPDWLPVRDQLNRLSGAQMPIRRFIVGHAEEIEPDNAGRILIPPRLRQLAGLDKEVALVGMGNKFELWDEARWAAQIQAVMDINPDDLANQMQGIVL, encoded by the coding sequence ATGTTTGGCGGCGTAGCCTCAGTAAATCTCGATAGCAAAGGACGATTGGCAATCCCTGCCAGGCATCGTGACGTGCTCGGGACACACTGTGCAAATCGTTTGGTAATTACTGCCGAACCATCGGGCTGCTTGCTGCTTTACCCAGAACCTGATTGGTTACCGGTACGCGACCAACTTAATCGTCTTTCTGGCGCTCAGATGCCTATTCGTCGTTTTATCGTTGGCCATGCCGAAGAGATCGAACCGGATAACGCTGGGCGCATTTTAATTCCGCCTCGTTTACGCCAATTGGCGGGCCTAGATAAGGAAGTGGCCCTCGTGGGCATGGGTAATAAATTTGAGCTGTGGGATGAAGCCCGTTGGGCTGCCCAAATTCAGGCCGTTATGGATATCAATCCCGACGATCTGGCAAACCAAATGCAAGGCATTGTGCTTTGA
- the rsmH gene encoding 16S rRNA (cytosine(1402)-N(4))-methyltransferase RsmH: MTLIHTTVLLEEAVHALAIKPNGTYVDCTFGRGGHSRLILSRLGPEGRLIAFDKDLMAIAEATTITDPRFTIVHEGFVNLQKELNLRGIDAVDGVLMDLGVSSPQLDDASRGFSFRFDAPLDMRMDTTRGTTAAEWLNLADEKEIAEVVKDYGEERFAKQVAAAIVASRAGKQILTTGQLSEIVATAVKSREPGQNPATRTFQAIRIYINRELEELALTLPQALQLLNTGGRFSVIAFHSLEDRIVKRFLQDAAQGDKLPSRLPVRAADIAEPPVKIIGKPIRASDKEVSDNPRARSAILRTAERTGIAL; the protein is encoded by the coding sequence TTGACGCTTATCCACACCACCGTTTTATTAGAAGAAGCGGTGCACGCTCTGGCTATCAAGCCAAATGGTACTTACGTTGACTGCACCTTTGGTCGCGGTGGCCATTCGCGGCTCATTCTCTCCAGACTAGGGCCCGAAGGCCGTCTGATCGCTTTTGATAAAGATTTAATGGCGATTGCCGAGGCAACAACCATTACGGATCCGCGCTTTACCATCGTTCACGAAGGCTTTGTGAATTTGCAGAAAGAATTAAACCTGCGCGGAATTGATGCAGTGGACGGCGTGCTAATGGATTTAGGCGTGTCATCCCCACAATTAGATGACGCAAGCCGTGGCTTTAGCTTTCGTTTTGACGCACCGCTGGATATGCGCATGGATACCACCCGTGGCACAACGGCGGCCGAATGGCTGAACCTAGCCGATGAGAAAGAAATTGCAGAGGTAGTAAAAGACTATGGCGAAGAGCGGTTTGCTAAACAGGTTGCAGCAGCGATTGTTGCAAGTCGAGCGGGAAAACAGATTCTCACCACTGGGCAACTCTCCGAGATTGTTGCAACAGCCGTCAAGAGTCGCGAGCCGGGTCAGAACCCGGCGACACGTACCTTCCAAGCTATACGGATTTACATCAATCGCGAACTTGAGGAGCTTGCGCTAACCCTGCCGCAAGCTTTGCAGCTGTTGAATACTGGTGGGCGTTTCTCGGTGATTGCTTTCCATTCATTGGAAGACCGCATCGTTAAACGCTTTTTACAAGACGCAGCACAAGGCGACAAACTGCCATCGCGCCTGCCCGTGCGTGCCGCTGATATTGCCGAACCACCGGTCAAAATCATTGGTAAGCCGATCCGTGCCAGCGACAAAGAAGTGAGCGATAACCCGCGTGCACGCAGTGCCATTTTGCGTACGGCAGAGCGGACGGGTATTGCGCTGTGA
- the ftsL gene encoding cell division protein FtsL, with protein sequence MTRLNLFLLAILIVCALALITSQHKARKLYGELQKEAALSRKLDVEWGQLQLEQSTWAMHSRIETEATQKLNMQVPGPSRTQVILPHGERVAKPVSE encoded by the coding sequence GTGACTCGTTTGAACCTTTTTTTGCTCGCAATTTTAATTGTGTGTGCGTTGGCGCTCATTACCAGCCAGCACAAGGCCCGCAAACTTTATGGCGAGCTGCAAAAAGAGGCCGCACTAAGCCGTAAATTAGATGTGGAGTGGGGACAATTACAGCTTGAACAAAGCACTTGGGCCATGCATTCACGTATTGAAACTGAAGCTACACAAAAATTAAATATGCAAGTTCCAGGCCCAAGCCGTACTCAAGTGATTTTACCGCATGGTGAACGCGTCGCTAAACCGGTGTCGGAATGA